Proteins found in one Streptococcus mitis genomic segment:
- the pfkB gene encoding 1-phosphofructokinase — protein MIYTVTLNPSIDYIVRLDQVQVGSVNRMDSDDKFAGGKGINVSRVLKRLDIQNTATGFIGGFTGKFITDTLADEEIETRFVQVAEDTRINVKIKADQETEINGRGPTVEPAQLEELKAILSSLTAEDTVVFAGSSAKNLGNVIYKDLIALTRQTGAQVVCDFEGQTLIDSLDYQPLLVKPNNHELGAIFGVKLESLDEIENYARQLLAKGAQNVIISMAGDGALLVTSEGAYFAKPIKGTVKNSVGAGDSMVAGFTGEFVKSKDAVEGFKWGVACGTATTFSDDLATAEFIKETYEKVEVEKR, from the coding sequence ATGATTTATACAGTCACACTCAATCCATCCATTGACTATATCGTTCGTTTGGACCAAGTCCAAGTCGGTAGTGTCAATCGTATGGACAGTGATGATAAGTTTGCTGGTGGGAAAGGAATTAATGTCAGTCGTGTCTTGAAGCGCTTAGATATTCAAAATACAGCGACTGGATTTATCGGAGGTTTTACTGGTAAATTTATCACAGATACTTTGGCTGATGAAGAAATCGAGACACGTTTTGTCCAAGTGGCAGAAGATACTCGTATCAATGTTAAAATCAAAGCAGACCAAGAAACAGAAATCAACGGAAGGGGTCCAACTGTTGAACCGGCTCAGCTAGAAGAATTGAAAGCTATTCTTTCAAGTTTAACAGCAGAAGATACAGTTGTCTTTGCAGGTTCAAGTGCTAAAAATCTAGGCAATGTTATCTACAAGGATCTAATTGCCTTGACACGTCAGACTGGTGCGCAAGTGGTTTGTGACTTTGAAGGACAGACCTTGATTGATAGTTTGGACTATCAGCCACTTTTGGTTAAACCAAATAATCACGAACTTGGAGCTATTTTTGGGGTTAAACTCGAAAGTTTAGATGAAATCGAGAACTATGCTCGTCAGTTACTGGCTAAAGGTGCTCAAAACGTCATTATCTCTATGGCTGGTGACGGTGCCCTTCTTGTCACATCTGAGGGGGCTTACTTCGCTAAACCTATTAAGGGAACAGTGAAAAATTCAGTGGGGGCTGGTGATTCTATGGTTGCTGGATTTACCGGTGAATTTGTCAAATCAAAAGACGCAGTAGAAGGCTTCAAATGGGGAGTGGCTTGCGGAACGGCAACCACCTTCTCAGATGACTTGGCAACGGCAGAATTTATTAAAGAAACATATGAAAAAGTTGAGGTAGAAAAAAGATGA
- a CDS encoding DeoR/GlpR family DNA-binding transcription regulator — protein sequence MLKTERKQLILEELNQHHVVSLEKLVSLLETSESTVRRDLDELEAENKLRRVHGGAELPHSLQEEETIQEKSVKNLQEKKLLAQKAASLIKEQDVIFIDAGTTTAFLIHELVNKNITVVTNSIHHAAQLVEKQIPTVMVGGSVKMATDASIGGVALNQINQLHFDRAFIGMNGVDDGYYTTPDMEEGAVKRAILENAKQTYVLVDSSKIGQTCFAKVAPLKRAIVITSQGHELLQAIREKTEVIEV from the coding sequence GTGTTAAAAACAGAGCGGAAACAACTGATTTTAGAGGAGTTAAATCAACATCATGTAGTTTCTCTAGAAAAATTAGTTAGTTTGCTAGAGACCTCAGAATCAACGGTTCGAAGAGACTTGGATGAGTTGGAAGCGGAAAACAAGCTTCGTCGCGTGCATGGTGGAGCAGAATTGCCCCATTCCTTGCAGGAAGAAGAAACCATTCAAGAAAAATCTGTCAAAAACCTTCAAGAAAAGAAGTTGCTGGCTCAGAAAGCAGCCTCTCTCATTAAGGAACAAGATGTCATCTTTATCGATGCTGGAACAACAACTGCTTTTTTGATCCATGAATTGGTCAATAAGAATATTACTGTTGTGACAAATTCGATTCACCATGCCGCACAGTTGGTTGAAAAGCAAATTCCAACTGTCATGGTTGGAGGAAGTGTCAAGATGGCGACAGATGCGAGCATCGGGGGAGTTGCTCTTAACCAGATTAACCAATTGCACTTTGACCGTGCCTTTATTGGGATGAATGGTGTGGACGATGGATATTATACGACTCCTGATATGGAGGAGGGAGCTGTGAAGCGAGCTATTTTGGAGAACGCCAAACAGACCTATGTCTTGGTGGATTCATCAAAAATTGGACAAACTTGCTTTGCCAAGGTAGCACCACTCAAACGCGCCATCGTTATCACAAGTCAAGGGCATGAGCTCTTGCAGGCTATTAGGGAGAAAACGGAGGTAATAGAAGTATGA
- a CDS encoding S24 family peptidase — protein MARGRGKLTPQDKEDMKVFSANLNAILSDRNCKQVELSRATGIPASTLTGYVKGTSLPIPGNVQKIADHFGVLKSTLDPRFASEDSSIEITPTASQIQSIYDQLAPPRQGKVLTYAERQLDEQKNEDKTKINEVSEKIVQLYGYDYYDHAASAGTGQYLNDIRVERIELPVDVDADFVIPIKGDSMEPDYHDGDLVFIQTSVDLNDGVIGVFNYNGEAYIKQLVIDTEQSYLHSLNPAYKDMPITPETDFRIIGEVVDLYRN, from the coding sequence ATGGCCAGAGGACGAGGAAAATTAACTCCTCAAGATAAAGAGGATATGAAGGTCTTTTCCGCAAATCTAAATGCTATTTTGTCGGATAGGAATTGTAAGCAAGTTGAATTGTCCAGAGCGACAGGTATACCTGCTAGCACTTTAACGGGCTATGTAAAAGGAACTTCTTTGCCTATACCTGGTAATGTACAAAAAATAGCTGATCATTTTGGAGTATTAAAATCGACTTTAGATCCGAGGTTTGCAAGTGAAGATTCATCTATTGAAATTACTCCTACCGCTTCCCAAATCCAATCAATCTACGACCAACTAGCACCGCCTAGACAAGGCAAAGTCCTAACCTATGCCGAGAGGCAACTAGACGAGCAAAAAAATGAAGATAAAACGAAGATAAACGAAGTATCAGAGAAAATTGTTCAACTCTATGGTTACGACTACTACGACCACGCTGCTTCTGCTGGTACTGGGCAGTATTTGAATGATATACGAGTGGAACGGATTGAGTTGCCAGTGGATGTTGATGCCGACTTTGTTATTCCGATTAAAGGTGACTCCATGGAACCTGATTATCATGATGGCGACCTAGTATTTATCCAGACAAGTGTTGATTTGAATGATGGTGTTATCGGAGTGTTTAACTACAACGGAGAGGCATATATCAAGCAACTAGTCATTGATACAGAACAATCCTACCTACATAGCTTGAATCCTGCATACAAGGATATGCCAATCACACCAGAAACAGACTTCCGAATCATTGGAGAAGTCGTGGATTTATATAGGAATTAA
- a CDS encoding type II toxin-antitoxin system PemK/MazF family toxin, translated as MKFQQGEVYLINFPQKGGNEFYGKHYAIILTPPDKADGTLLVAPLTGKKSGKKYRGGITIENSKYQNTPSKPKAYAYIRKIQEIDKRKIVYKTKKKTDSDGQVMIDSEGKELYDKVYRPAYKLDTNDHKKLLDKIKEVLGLDLY; from the coding sequence ATGAAATTTCAACAAGGCGAAGTTTATCTAATCAACTTCCCACAAAAAGGTGGGAATGAATTTTACGGAAAACACTACGCTATCATCTTAACACCTCCTGACAAAGCTGATGGGACACTCCTAGTAGCACCTTTAACTGGTAAAAAATCAGGAAAGAAATATCGTGGTGGTATCACGATTGAAAATAGTAAATATCAAAACACTCCTTCCAAGCCAAAAGCTTATGCTTATATCCGAAAAATCCAAGAAATAGACAAACGGAAAATCGTCTATAAAACAAAGAAAAAGACTGATAGCGATGGACAAGTAATGATAGATTCAGAGGGAAAAGAGTTATATGATAAAGTTTATAGACCAGCTTACAAGCTAGATACAAACGACCATAAAAAACTACTAGACAAGATAAAAGAAGTTCTTGGACTAGATTTATATTAA
- a CDS encoding CD20-like domain-containing protein yields MNEERKVLGILAIIFGAIALFGSWMPIINNLSFVIAILALILGLIGLAINRKRPKMLAIIGTVLAVVSMVIVIATQLMYARALNNAAKNVEETVSSVSSSIESSQKEEDAKFNWTKEQFDALQMGDITNYGAGGTNYDDIVSVHGEPNSINTTTVNDHESRTVSYSSAGTKIRSVTLTFSKQENGAYLLTAKVGIGLE; encoded by the coding sequence ATGAATGAAGAACGCAAAGTTTTAGGTATTTTGGCTATTATTTTTGGAGCAATTGCTCTATTTGGGTCTTGGATGCCTATTATTAACAATCTATCTTTTGTTATTGCTATCTTAGCGCTTATATTAGGCTTGATAGGTCTAGCTATCAACAGAAAAAGACCAAAAATGTTGGCTATCATTGGTACAGTTTTAGCAGTTGTGTCAATGGTTATTGTTATCGCTACGCAATTGATGTATGCCCGTGCTTTGAATAACGCTGCTAAAAACGTTGAAGAAACTGTCAGCTCAGTAAGTTCTTCTATCGAATCATCACAAAAAGAAGAGGATGCTAAATTTAACTGGACAAAAGAACAGTTTGACGCTCTTCAGATGGGTGACATCACGAATTATGGAGCTGGTGGAACTAACTACGATGATATTGTTAGTGTTCATGGAGAACCAAATAGTATAAACACTACTACTGTCAATGATCACGAAAGCAGAACAGTTTCATATTCTTCAGCAGGGACAAAAATCCGAAGCGTTACTTTGACATTTAGCAAACAAGAAAATGGTGCTTATTTATTGACTGCTAAAGTCGGCATCGGATTGGAATAA
- a CDS encoding SGNH/GDSL hydrolase family protein, with translation MAVQLLENWLLKEQGKIQTKYRHLNQVSVVEPDIIFIGDSIVEYYPLQELFGISKTIVNRGIRGYQTGLLLENLDAHLYGGVVDKIVLLIGTNDIGKDVPVNEALNNLEAIIQSIARDYPLTEIKLLSILPVNEGDEYKQTVYIRTNEKIQKWNQAYQELASAYMQVEFVPVFDSLTDQAGQLKKEYTTDGLHLSVTGYQVLTKVLKDYLL, from the coding sequence GTGGCAGTACAGTTATTAGAAAATTGGCTCTTAAAGGAACAAGGCAAAATCCAAACCAAGTATCGTCACTTAAATCAAGTTTCTGTTGTAGAGCCAGACATTATTTTTATTGGGGATTCCATTGTCGAATATTATCCTCTGCAGGAACTATTTGGGATTTCAAAGACGATTGTCAATCGAGGCATTCGAGGTTATCAGACAGGGCTGTTACTAGAGAATCTAGATGCGCATCTTTACGGTGGAGTAGTAGATAAAATTGTCCTTTTGATTGGGACAAATGATATCGGAAAAGATGTGCCTGTGAATGAGGCTCTCAATAATCTTGAAGCTATCATTCAATCCATTGCTCGCGATTATCCACTGACAGAGATAAAATTGCTTTCTATTTTGCCAGTCAATGAGGGAGATGAGTACAAGCAGACAGTCTATATCCGCACGAATGAAAAAATTCAGAAATGGAATCAAGCCTATCAAGAGCTTGCTTCTGCCTATATGCAGGTAGAATTTGTGCCAGTTTTTGATAGTTTGACAGACCAAGCAGGTCAACTCAAAAAAGAATATACAACTGATGGACTGCACCTTAGTGTTACTGGTTATCAGGTTTTGACCAAAGTTTTGAAAGACTATCTTTTGTAG
- a CDS encoding HAD family hydrolase yields MTIKIIATDMDGTLLDARGQLDLPRLEKILDQLDQRGIRFVIATGNEIHRMRQLLEHLVDRVVLVVANGARIFENNELIQAQTWDDAIVDKALAHFKGRACQDQFVVTAMKGGFVKEGTIFTDLESFMTPEMIEKFYQRMQFVDELTSDLFGGVLKMSMVVGEERLNSVLEEINDLFDGRVRAVSSGYGCIDILQAEIHKAWGLEELLKRWDLNPQQIMAFGDSENDVEMLEMAGIAYAMENADDKAKAVATALAPANSQGGVYQVLENWLEKGE; encoded by the coding sequence ATGACGATTAAAATAATTGCGACAGATATGGATGGGACCTTGCTGGATGCTAGAGGCCAGCTTGATCTTCCACGCTTGGAAAAGATTTTAGATCAGTTGGATCAAAGGGGTATTCGTTTTGTCATCGCGACTGGGAATGAAATTCACCGCATGAGGCAACTACTGGAGCACTTGGTTGATCGAGTGGTTCTGGTTGTTGCAAACGGTGCTCGTATTTTTGAAAACAATGAATTGATTCAAGCACAGACTTGGGATGATGCCATTGTCGATAAGGCTTTGGCTCATTTCAAGGGTCGAGCGTGTCAGGATCAGTTTGTTGTGACGGCTATGAAGGGTGGTTTCGTCAAAGAAGGTACGATTTTTACAGACCTTGAAAGTTTTATGACTCCAGAAATGATTGAAAAATTCTACCAACGGATGCAATTTGTGGACGAATTAACCTCTGACCTCTTTGGTGGTGTGCTCAAGATGAGTATGGTTGTTGGTGAGGAACGTTTGAATTCGGTCTTGGAAGAAATCAATGACCTCTTTGATGGCCGTGTTCGAGCTGTATCCAGTGGCTATGGTTGCATTGATATCCTCCAAGCTGAAATTCATAAAGCATGGGGCTTGGAAGAATTACTCAAGCGCTGGGACTTGAATCCTCAACAAATTATGGCTTTTGGTGACAGTGAAAATGATGTTGAAATGCTTGAAATGGCTGGAATTGCCTATGCGATGGAAAATGCTGATGATAAAGCCAAAGCTGTGGCGACTGCTCTAGCGCCAGCCAACAGCCAAGGAGGAGTTTATCAAGTCTTGGAAAACTGGTTAGAAAAAGGAGAATGA
- a CDS encoding CapA family protein has translation MQRRQDRHKRGPVFRFMRGFVNFFRSYRKWSNKGFVAILLLAVALSMGLVLLFESFQGIPLTSQKKDAVSQEANKTNQNAKDQEEERTARIMANGDLLYHIPIYRSALKEDGTYDFHENFDYVKPWLKQADLILGDFEGTVNKDHYLAGYPLFNAPGEVMDAIKDAGYQVLDLAHNHILDSQIEGVVSTADAIEKAGMTPIGVYTHESRDQAPLVIKEVNGIKVALLAYSYGFNGIEQSISQEDYNRYLSDLNEDKMKAEIERAEKEADITIIMPQMGVEYRLEPTEEQKVLYHKMIDWGADIIFGGHPHVVEPSETVEKDGDKKLIIYSMGNFISNQRIETMQDEENAKWTERGVLMDVTIKKKDGKTTIETAKAHPSWVNRTPKGTYSPEGYPLFLYQTYILEDFIEGGSHRDQLDEATKERIDTAYKEMNEHVGLKWD, from the coding sequence ATGCAAAGAAGACAAGATAGACATAAACGTGGACCAGTTTTTCGTTTTATGAGGGGTTTTGTAAACTTTTTTAGGAGTTATCGCAAGTGGAGTAATAAGGGATTTGTGGCGATACTTTTACTAGCAGTTGCTTTATCAATGGGCTTGGTCTTGTTGTTTGAAAGTTTCCAAGGAATCCCCTTGACCAGTCAAAAAAAGGATGCCGTTTCTCAAGAAGCAAATAAGACCAATCAAAATGCTAAAGATCAGGAAGAGGAAAGAACTGCTAGAATTATGGCCAACGGGGACCTCCTCTATCATATTCCCATCTATCGTTCTGCCTTAAAAGAAGATGGAACCTATGATTTTCATGAAAATTTTGATTATGTGAAACCATGGCTCAAACAAGCAGACTTGATTTTAGGTGATTTTGAAGGTACTGTGAACAAGGACCACTATTTGGCAGGTTATCCTCTCTTTAATGCACCTGGCGAAGTCATGGATGCCATCAAGGATGCCGGTTATCAAGTGCTAGACTTGGCGCATAACCATATCCTAGATTCACAAATAGAAGGTGTCGTTTCAACAGCAGATGCAATTGAAAAGGCAGGTATGACGCCTATTGGAGTGTATACGCATGAGTCCCGTGATCAAGCTCCACTGGTTATCAAGGAAGTGAATGGTATCAAGGTTGCACTTTTGGCTTATTCTTATGGTTTTAATGGAATTGAGCAAAGTATTTCTCAGGAAGATTATAATCGCTATCTTTCAGACCTAAATGAAGACAAGATGAAGGCTGAAATTGAACGGGCTGAGAAGGAAGCGGATATTACCATTATCATGCCTCAGATGGGTGTGGAGTATCGCTTGGAACCAACTGAAGAACAAAAGGTTCTTTATCACAAAATGATCGATTGGGGAGCTGATATTATCTTTGGAGGGCACCCTCACGTAGTTGAACCATCTGAAACGGTTGAAAAAGATGGAGACAAGAAACTCATTATCTATTCAATGGGGAACTTCATTTCCAATCAACGAATTGAAACCATGCAAGATGAAGAGAATGCTAAGTGGACAGAGCGTGGTGTTCTTATGGATGTGACCATTAAGAAAAAGGATGGCAAGACGACAATCGAAACTGCTAAAGCACATCCTTCTTGGGTAAATCGTACACCGAAAGGAACCTATTCTCCAGAAGGTTATCCACTCTTCCTTTACCAAACCTACATCTTAGAAGATTTTATCGAGGGTGGTAGTCATCGTGACCAGTTAGATGAAGCGACTAAGGAACGAATTGATACAGCCTATAAAGAAATGAACGAACATGTAGGATTGAAGTGGGATTAG
- the def gene encoding peptide deformylase has translation MSAIERITKAAHLIDMNDIIREGNPTLRAVAEEVTFPLSDQEIILGEKMMQFLKHSQDPVMAEKMGLRGGVGLAAPQLDISKRIIAVLVPNIVEEGETPQEAYDLQAIMYNPKIVSHSVQDAALGEGEGCLSVDRNVPGYVVRHARVTVDYFDKDGEKHRIKLKGYNSIVVQHEIDHINGIMFYDRINEKDPFAVKDGLLILE, from the coding sequence ATGTCTGCTATAGAACGTATTACAAAAGCTGCTCACTTAATTGATATGAACGATATTATCCGCGAAGGGAATCCTACTCTACGCGCGGTTGCTGAGGAAGTCACTTTCCCCCTATCTGATCAGGAAATCATCCTTGGCGAAAAGATGATGCAATTTCTTAAACATTCCCAAGATCCCGTCATGGCTGAAAAAATGGGACTCCGAGGTGGTGTTGGACTTGCTGCTCCTCAATTAGATATCTCAAAACGCATTATCGCTGTTTTGGTGCCAAACATTGTCGAAGAAGGCGAAACTCCACAGGAAGCTTACGACTTGCAAGCTATTATGTACAATCCAAAAATCGTCTCTCACTCTGTTCAAGATGCTGCTCTTGGCGAAGGAGAAGGTTGCCTATCTGTTGACCGTAACGTGCCTGGCTATGTTGTTCGCCATGCCCGCGTTACCGTTGACTACTTTGACAAGGATGGAGAAAAACACCGTATCAAGCTCAAAGGCTACAACTCCATCGTTGTTCAGCATGAAATTGACCACATTAACGGTATCATGTTTTACGATCGTATCAATGAAAAAGACCCATTTGCAGTTAAAGATGGTTTACTGATTCTAGAATAA
- the rlmB gene encoding 23S rRNA (guanosine(2251)-2'-O)-methyltransferase RlmB produces the protein MKTNDIVYGVHAVTEALLANTGNKLYLQEDLRGKNLEKVKELATEKKVSISWTSKKSLSEMTEGAVHQGFVLRVSEFAYSELDHILSKTRQEENPLLLILDGLTDPHNLGSILRTADATNVSGVIIPKHRAVGVTPVVAKTATGAIEHVPIARVTNLSQTLDKLKDEGFWTFGTDMNGTPCHKWNTKGKIALIIGNEGKGISSNIKKQVDEMITIPMNGHVQSLNASVAAAILMYEVFRNRL, from the coding sequence ATGAAAACAAATGATATTGTCTATGGCGTCCACGCCGTTACCGAAGCCCTCCTTGCAAACACAGGAAACAAACTTTACCTCCAAGAAGATCTCCGAGGTAAGAATCTTGAGAAAGTCAAGGAACTGGCTACAGAAAAGAAGGTGTCCATTTCTTGGACATCAAAAAAATCCCTCTCTGAGATGACTGAAGGTGCTGTTCACCAAGGTTTTGTTCTACGAGTATCTGAATTTGCCTACAGCGAGCTGGATCACATTCTTTCAAAAACACGTCAAGAAGAAAATCCACTTCTATTGATTCTGGACGGACTAACTGACCCTCACAACTTAGGCTCCATCTTAAGAACCGCTGATGCTACCAATGTTTCAGGAGTCATCATTCCCAAGCACCGTGCTGTCGGAGTTACTCCTGTTGTTGCCAAAACGGCCACAGGTGCTATTGAGCACGTTCCAATTGCGCGAGTGACCAATCTAAGCCAAACTCTGGACAAACTCAAGGATGAAGGCTTCTGGACCTTTGGAACGGATATGAACGGTACTCCTTGCCACAAGTGGAATACAAAAGGGAAAATCGCCCTCATTATCGGAAATGAAGGAAAAGGCATTTCTAGCAACATCAAAAAACAGGTCGATGAAATGATTACCATTCCTATGAATGGACATGTTCAAAGCCTCAATGCCAGTGTTGCTGCAGCCATTCTCATGTACGAAGTTTTCCGAAATAGACTATAA